The Methanosphaera cuniculi DNA segment TGCTCCATTATGTGTATATTTCCATGATATTATTTTTGTGAAGAAGTATACTGCATCATCAAATGAAAGAGTATTGTTGTATATTGATATTTTTAGTGGATTACGTAGATTTATATTATAACATTTTGCTATTGAATTTGCTAAAGATAGATAATCTTTTTTACTTATTTTCATATTATGACAATTTGTTCCTGTTGTACTCATCACATATTTTGTTGTATTAATTGATTGTGATGTTGTACTATCAAGACTTTTACATAGTAAATGAAGATAATCATTTATCGTAACGTTTTTATTATCTATTTTAACAACTGCTGGAATATAGTGATTTTCTTTAATAAAATTATTTGTATTATTTGCACAGACTAATATTCCATTATAAGAATAAGTTATATTAGAATTAGAAGATGGTGCTTTTAATGACGAACTATCATTATTATCAGATATTTCACCATCATATGATGTTTCATTATCAGATATTTCATTATCAGATATTTCATTATCAGATATTTCATTATCAGATATTTCATTATCAGATATTTCATTATCAGATATTTCATTATCAGATATTTCATTATCATATGTTTTTTCATGATTATTATCTGTTTGATAATCTATTTTGTTGAAATTTGGAAAATCATTACTATTTTGTAAATCTGGATTAGAATTAGTATTAGTTATACTTTTTTCATTTGTAGATGTATGATTATTATCCAAATTTGTTGCAGAAATAGTTGAAATAGATAGTAGTATCATAAATATGATGATAATAAATTTATATTTATTCAACGTTTCTTTTCACTCCTTTATTGGTTTTCTTTTTTTTAATTGATTGTTTTTACATTATTTAAATGTAATAATTAATCGTAATAACTAATAGTATGTATTTAATGTTATATACTACTATTCTTAAAAATTAAATTAAAATCAGAATTACTTTAATAATTTGACTTTATAAAAATGATTTTCTATAATGAGTATATTATGAAAAAACTTCTTTTTTTATATACAAAGAAAATAAAACTAAGAAATTACTAATATAATACTAGATTTTAGAATAAAAAAAGAAATATTATAGATAATTAGTTTAAAACTTTTTTTTAGTATAAAAAAAATAATATATTATCAAATTTTTTTTTGCATGGAAAAAAAATGTTAAGATGAAAAAAATTATTTTAAACTTTTATAACTTAAAAATTTAATTTTAATGGAGGATATGAACCTAATGGTATATGAAAGACATCTTAAAGAGTTTCTAGATGCATCAAATATTACAGTTGGTGACATAATACGTCTAGAAAAAGAGGACATATCATACACTGGTATGCTACTTGAAAAACCAGACTACTCAAATGAAAATACCATTATCATAAAGATGGATAGTGGATATAATGTTGGAGTAGATATTAATGGTGCAAAAGTTGAAAAAATAGAAGAACATAACAAGCCACACATTGAATTAGACCCAGTTGACAGACAACTGTCAGATGAAAAAGATAATGTAACAATTCTATCAACTGGTGGTACTGTTGCAAGTGTAATTGATTATAAAACAGGAGCAGTACACCCTGCATTTACAGCAGATGACTTATTACGTGCAACACCAGAACTTGTTGATTATGCAAATATAAATGCAAAAGCAATATTTAACATATTATCAGAAAATATGACACCACAACTTTGGATGCAAACAGCAGAAGAAGTATATAATGAGATAAATGATGGTGCAGATGGAGTGGTAATAGCACATGGAACCGATACAATGCACTACACAGCATCAGCATTAAGTTTCATGCTTGATACACCTGTACCTGTTGTAATTACTGGTGCTCAGAGAAGTTCTGATAGACCATCATCAGATGCATTTATGAATCTTACATCATCAATAGTAGCATCAAAATCAGATATAGCTGAAGTATTAATATGTATGCATTCAACAGAAGATGATACTTATTGTAGTTTAAATCGTGGAAACCGTGCACGTAAAATGCATACATCACGTCGTGACACATTTAAAAGTATCAATATGGATCCAATAGCATATGTAGAAAATAATGATGTAAA contains these protein-coding regions:
- the gatD gene encoding Glu-tRNA(Gln) amidotransferase subunit GatD, with the translated sequence MVYERHLKEFLDASNITVGDIIRLEKEDISYTGMLLEKPDYSNENTIIIKMDSGYNVGVDINGAKVEKIEEHNKPHIELDPVDRQLSDEKDNVTILSTGGTVASVIDYKTGAVHPAFTADDLLRATPELVDYANINAKAIFNILSENMTPQLWMQTAEEVYNEINDGADGVVIAHGTDTMHYTASALSFMLDTPVPVVITGAQRSSDRPSSDAFMNLTSSIVASKSDIAEVLICMHSTEDDTYCSLNRGNRARKMHTSRRDTFKSINMDPIAYVENNDVKINDPQVKYNKRGELPLMLNNNLADKVALVKMYPGVTDELINMYVDKGYDGIVLEGTGLGHCPDNMFNAITRAKDENIPVVITSQCLYGRTNLNVYSSGRRLLQENVIPVGDMIPETAYTKLLWAAGQSDNIDEIRSIMQTNLKGEMDKTLSQQYFIKQ